A DNA window from Sphingomonas changnyeongensis contains the following coding sequences:
- a CDS encoding electron transfer flavoprotein subunit alpha/FixB family protein, protein MKTLVLADHDNQSLKDATLAVVTAAAKLGEVHVLVAGQGCEAVANQAAQVAGVAQVLLADDAAYAHQLAENIAPLVVELMADRDAFLAPATSVGKNIAPRVAALLDVMQISDILSVESADTFTRPIYAGNAIATVQSADAKKVITVRGTAFAKAERSGGSASVERVGGPGDAGLSQFVSAELSKSERPELTSAKIIVSGGRALQNGENFKTVIEPLADKLGAAVGASRAAVDAGYVPNDYQVGQTGKIVAPEVYIAVGISGAIQHLAGMKDSKTIIAINKDEDAPIFQVADIGLVGDLFKVVPELTEKLPG, encoded by the coding sequence ATGAAGACGCTTGTTCTTGCAGATCACGACAATCAGTCGCTGAAGGACGCGACCCTCGCCGTCGTCACCGCCGCCGCCAAGCTTGGCGAGGTGCATGTGCTCGTCGCCGGTCAGGGTTGCGAAGCGGTCGCCAACCAGGCCGCGCAGGTGGCCGGCGTCGCCCAGGTGCTGCTGGCCGATGATGCCGCCTATGCGCATCAGCTGGCCGAAAACATCGCGCCGCTGGTCGTCGAGCTGATGGCCGATCGTGACGCGTTTCTCGCCCCCGCCACGTCGGTGGGCAAGAACATCGCGCCGCGCGTTGCTGCCCTGCTCGACGTGATGCAGATCTCCGACATCCTGTCGGTCGAAAGCGCCGACACCTTCACCCGGCCGATCTATGCCGGCAACGCCATCGCGACCGTCCAGTCGGCGGATGCCAAGAAGGTGATCACCGTGCGCGGCACCGCCTTTGCCAAGGCGGAGCGCAGCGGCGGCAGCGCGTCGGTCGAACGCGTCGGCGGCCCCGGCGATGCCGGCCTGTCGCAGTTCGTCTCGGCCGAGCTGTCCAAGTCGGAGCGGCCGGAGCTGACCAGCGCCAAGATCATCGTGTCGGGCGGCCGCGCGCTGCAGAATGGCGAGAACTTCAAGACCGTGATCGAGCCGCTGGCCGACAAGCTCGGCGCCGCCGTCGGTGCGAGCCGCGCCGCCGTCGATGCCGGCTATGTCCCCAACGACTATCAGGTCGGCCAGACCGGCAAGATCGTCGCCCCTGAGGTCTATATCGCGGTCGGCATTTCGGGCGCGATCCAGCATCTGGCGGGGATGAAGGATTCCAAGACCATCATCGCCATCAACAAGGACGAGGACGCGCCGATCTTCCAAGTCGCGGACATCGGCCTGGTCGGCGATCTGTTCAAGGTCGTGCCGGAACTGACCGAAAAGCTGCCGGGCTGA
- a CDS encoding phytoene/squalene synthase family protein translates to MSSEAPARDALVALAGASIARGSRSFALASRLFDRPTRDRAWLLYAWCRACDDLADGQDHGFELRAVDDPAARLARLTALTEDALAGRTTGEPAFDGLAALMAEVAIPRAYIDEHVAGFALDAEGWRPRTEADLIRYCDHVAGAVGCMMAVVMGVHPDDAPTLARARDLGRAFQLANIARDVREDMAGGRCYLPQDWLDEVGLAADQLLDRPDETARLTLRLTALAERYEASARVGARRLAFRSRWAVLAAAGIYGDIARKVRARGADALDRRVVTRKRAKLAWVARALWQAREAER, encoded by the coding sequence ATGAGCTCTGAAGCGCCCGCCCGCGATGCACTGGTCGCGCTCGCGGGCGCGAGCATCGCGCGCGGCTCGCGCTCCTTCGCGCTCGCCAGCCGGCTGTTCGACCGGCCGACGCGCGACCGGGCCTGGCTGCTCTATGCCTGGTGCCGGGCGTGCGACGATCTGGCCGATGGTCAGGACCACGGCTTTGAACTGCGCGCGGTCGATGATCCCGCCGCGCGGCTGGCGCGGCTGACGGCGCTGACCGAGGATGCGCTTGCCGGCCGCACGACCGGCGAGCCGGCCTTTGACGGGCTGGCCGCGCTGATGGCCGAAGTCGCGATTCCGCGCGCCTATATCGACGAACATGTCGCCGGCTTTGCCCTCGATGCCGAGGGATGGCGTCCGCGCACCGAGGCCGATCTCATCCGTTATTGCGATCATGTCGCGGGTGCTGTCGGCTGCATGATGGCGGTGGTGATGGGCGTCCACCCCGACGACGCGCCGACGCTGGCGCGCGCCCGCGACCTTGGCCGCGCCTTCCAGCTTGCCAACATCGCCCGCGACGTGCGCGAGGACATGGCGGGCGGGCGCTGCTATCTGCCGCAGGACTGGCTGGACGAGGTGGGGCTGGCCGCCGACCAGCTGCTCGACCGCCCCGACGAGACCGCGCGGCTGACGCTGCGGCTGACCGCGCTCGCCGAACGCTATGAGGCGAGCGCCCGGGTCGGCGCGCGGCGGCTGGCGTTTCGCAGCCGCTGGGCGGTGCTGGCGGCGGCGGGCATTTACGGCGACATTGCCCGCAAGGTGCGCGCGCGCGGGGCCGATGCGCTCGACCGCCGGGTCGTGACGCGCAAGCGCGCCAAGCTTGCCTGGGTGGCGCGGGCGCTGTGGCAGGCGCGCGAGGCCGAACGGTGA
- the sucC gene encoding ADP-forming succinate--CoA ligase subunit beta — protein sequence MNIHEYQAKELLAKFGVPVPAGHAAMSVDEAVAAAGRLPGPLYVVKAQIHAGGRGKGKFKELGPDAKGGVRLAKTLDEVRAHAAEMLGNTLVTVQTGEAGKQVNRLYVTDGVDIAKEFYLALLVDRGTGRVAIVASTEGGMDIETVAHDTPEKITTIAIDPATGLMPHHGRAVAKALGLTGDLAKQAQNVTARIYDAFLGTDASQIEINPLAVTEQGQLMVLDAKVGFDSNAMFRHKDLAELRDLTEEDPMEIEASKYDLAYIKLDGNIGCMVNGAGLAMATMDIIKLNGAFPANFLDVGGGASKEKVTAAFKIILSDPAVKGILVNIFGGIMRCDIIAEGIIAAAKEVDLKVPLVVRLEGTNVAEGKRILAESGLAIVPANDLGDAARKIVAEVEKAA from the coding sequence ATGAACATCCACGAATACCAAGCCAAGGAACTGCTCGCAAAGTTCGGTGTGCCGGTGCCCGCCGGTCACGCGGCCATGTCGGTCGACGAGGCGGTGGCCGCCGCCGGTCGCCTTCCCGGCCCGCTTTACGTCGTCAAGGCGCAGATCCATGCCGGCGGCCGCGGCAAGGGCAAGTTCAAGGAACTCGGCCCGGACGCCAAGGGCGGCGTGCGGCTGGCAAAGACGCTCGATGAAGTGCGCGCCCATGCGGCCGAGATGCTCGGCAACACGCTCGTCACCGTGCAGACCGGCGAAGCCGGCAAGCAGGTCAACCGCCTGTACGTGACCGACGGCGTTGATATCGCGAAGGAATTCTATCTCGCGCTGCTCGTCGACCGGGGCACTGGCCGGGTGGCCATCGTCGCGTCGACCGAAGGCGGGATGGACATCGAAACCGTCGCCCATGACACGCCGGAAAAGATCACCACCATCGCGATCGACCCCGCGACCGGGCTGATGCCGCACCATGGCCGTGCGGTCGCCAAGGCGCTGGGCCTGACCGGCGATCTCGCCAAGCAGGCGCAGAACGTCACCGCGCGGATCTATGACGCGTTCCTCGGCACCGATGCCTCGCAGATCGAGATCAACCCGCTTGCGGTGACCGAACAGGGCCAGCTGATGGTCCTCGATGCCAAGGTCGGCTTCGATTCGAACGCCATGTTCCGCCACAAGGACCTGGCCGAGCTGCGCGACCTGACCGAGGAAGATCCGATGGAGATCGAGGCGTCGAAATACGACCTCGCCTACATCAAGCTCGACGGCAATATCGGCTGCATGGTCAATGGCGCGGGCCTCGCCATGGCGACGATGGACATCATCAAGCTGAACGGTGCCTTCCCGGCCAACTTCCTCGACGTCGGCGGCGGTGCCAGCAAGGAAAAGGTCACCGCGGCGTTCAAGATCATCCTGAGCGACCCGGCGGTGAAGGGCATCCTCGTCAACATCTTCGGCGGGATCATGCGCTGCGACATCATCGCCGAGGGCATCATCGCCGCGGCGAAGGAAGTCGATCTGAAGGTGCCGCTGGTCGTGCGCCTCGAAGGCACCAATGTTGCCGAGGGCAAGCGCATCCTGGCCGAAAGCGGCCTGGCCATCGTCCCGGCCAATGATCTGGGCGATGCGGCGCGCAAGATCGTCGCCGAGGTCGAAAAGGCGGCCTGA
- a CDS encoding electron transfer flavoprotein subunit beta/FixA family protein translates to MKILVPVKRVIDYNVKPRVKPDGSGVDLANVKMSMNPFDEIAVEEAIRLKEKGAATEIVVVSIGPAKAQETLRTALAMGADRAILIQTDDEVEPLAVAKLLAKVAAEETPGLIILGKQAIDDDSNQTGQMLAALLGRPQGTFASKVEIAGDRVHVTREVDGGLETVSLATPAIITTDLRLNEPRYASLPNIMKAKAKPLATKAPGDYGIDVAQRLKTLSVAEPAKRQAGAKVADVDELVGKLKNLGVVA, encoded by the coding sequence ATGAAGATCCTCGTCCCCGTCAAGCGGGTGATCGATTACAATGTGAAGCCGCGGGTGAAGCCCGACGGCTCGGGCGTCGACCTTGCCAATGTGAAGATGTCGATGAACCCGTTCGACGAAATCGCCGTCGAGGAAGCGATCCGCCTGAAGGAAAAGGGCGCCGCGACCGAGATCGTCGTGGTGTCGATCGGCCCGGCCAAGGCGCAGGAAACGCTGCGCACCGCGCTTGCCATGGGTGCCGACCGCGCGATCCTGATCCAGACCGATGACGAGGTCGAGCCGCTGGCCGTCGCCAAGCTGCTCGCCAAGGTCGCCGCCGAAGAGACGCCGGGCCTGATCATCCTCGGCAAGCAGGCGATCGACGACGATTCCAACCAGACCGGCCAGATGCTGGCCGCGCTGCTCGGCCGGCCGCAGGGCACGTTCGCCTCGAAGGTCGAGATTGCCGGCGACCGCGTGCATGTCACCCGCGAAGTCGATGGCGGTCTGGAAACGGTGTCGCTCGCGACCCCGGCGATCATCACCACCGACCTGCGGCTGAACGAGCCGCGCTATGCCTCGCTGCCCAACATCATGAAGGCCAAGGCCAAGCCGCTCGCCACCAAGGCGCCCGGCGATTACGGCATCGACGTCGCCCAGCGTCTCAAGACGCTGAGCGTCGCTGAACCGGCGAAGCGCCAGGCGGGTGCCAAGGTCGCCGATGTCGATGAACTGGTCGGCAAGCTGAAGAACCTGGGAGTTGTCGCATGA
- the crtY gene encoding lycopene beta-cyclase CrtY: MTQPITILGGGLAGGLIAYALSQKRPEVPFLLHERAEVLGGNHVWSFFDGDVAAEDRWLVEPFISHSWQGYDVRFPELSRTLASRYNSIESEQFDAVLRRALPAERLRLGSAVAAAAEASGGGAVIDTRGPGDLATLDAGWQKFVGLELHTAEPHGLTRPIVMDATVEQIDGYRFVYVLPFGPQTLFIEDTYYSDGPELDVEAVKARILDYARAKGWAVTPANRQEAGVLPVVVRGDFDAYWASTGTGIAKAGMRAGLFHATTGYSLPDAVRLAARIARAPDLSAAALERLTHGHAARAWRRRGFYRLLDTMLFRAARPDERYRVMQRFYGLPEPLIQRFYAAETSVFDKLRILTGNPPIPIPRAIGAIIRNRA, encoded by the coding sequence ATGACGCAGCCGATCACCATTCTGGGCGGCGGGCTGGCCGGCGGGCTGATCGCCTATGCGCTCAGCCAGAAGCGGCCCGAGGTGCCGTTCCTGCTGCACGAACGCGCCGAGGTGCTGGGCGGCAACCATGTCTGGTCGTTTTTCGACGGCGATGTCGCGGCCGAGGATCGCTGGCTGGTCGAACCTTTCATTTCGCACAGCTGGCAGGGCTATGACGTCCGCTTCCCCGAGCTCAGCCGGACGCTCGCCAGCCGCTACAACTCGATCGAATCCGAACAATTCGACGCCGTGCTGCGCCGCGCGCTGCCGGCGGAGCGGCTGCGCCTCGGCTCGGCGGTGGCGGCGGCCGCGGAGGCAAGCGGGGGCGGGGCGGTCATCGACACGCGCGGCCCCGGCGATCTCGCCACGCTCGATGCCGGGTGGCAGAAATTCGTCGGCCTCGAACTCCACACGGCCGAGCCGCACGGGCTGACGCGGCCGATCGTCATGGATGCGACGGTCGAGCAGATCGACGGCTACCGCTTCGTCTATGTGCTGCCCTTCGGCCCGCAGACGCTGTTCATCGAGGACACTTATTATTCCGACGGTCCCGAACTGGACGTCGAGGCGGTGAAGGCGCGGATCCTTGATTATGCGCGGGCCAAGGGCTGGGCGGTCACCCCCGCCAACCGGCAGGAGGCCGGCGTGCTGCCGGTCGTGGTGCGCGGCGATTTCGACGCCTATTGGGCGTCGACCGGCACCGGCATCGCCAAGGCCGGGATGCGCGCCGGGCTATTCCATGCAACGACCGGCTATTCGCTGCCCGATGCGGTGCGGCTGGCGGCGCGGATTGCGCGCGCGCCCGATCTGTCGGCGGCGGCGCTTGAACGGCTGACGCACGGCCATGCCGCGCGGGCATGGCGGCGGCGCGGCTTTTACCGGCTGCTCGACACGATGCTGTTCCGCGCCGCGCGCCCCGACGAGCGCTACCGGGTGATGCAGCGTTTCTACGGCCTGCCCGAACCGCTGATCCAGCGATTCTACGCTGCCGAGACATCCGTTTTCGACAAGCTGCGTATCTTGACGGGGAATCCCCCCATTCCCATTCCCCGCGCGATCGGGGCCATCATAAGGAACAGGGCGTGA
- the cobT gene encoding cobaltochelatase subunit CobT, which translates to MASQTPLDLFRQVLTGTARALAREPDVELAFTADAPGQAGRNLRVPMPSRSLPPEQVAEARGFADSFALRLRHHDTALHARGAPVDAVARAVFDAAETARVEALGARGLAGVADNLDAALTMRLRSDPISRARTRDEVPLSSAVQLMVRERLTGRPSPAAAEPGLALVRDWIENRAGDDLDALALALDDQAQFQKLTTKLLRDLELVDAEAEANESADDSDSEGRDEPDEAETTDEADEGEAGNEGQMEARTEPAEGDDGESEPDEGEPDYDADGEAETAEDGEDGMMPVRPNRPPADLPPQFDYKVWTSRFDEVIEAGELCDEDELGRLRAYLDQQLVHLQGAVAKLANRLQRRLMAQQNRSWDFDQEEGMLDAARLARVVVNPAHSLSYKIERDTDFRDTVVTLLIDNSGSMRGRPISIAAISADILARTLERVGVKTEILGFTTRAWKGGQSREDWLAAGRPALPGRLNDLRHIVYKPADMPWRRARRNLGLMMREGLLKENIDGEALMWAHSRIIARPEERKILMVISDGAPVDDSTLSVNNGAYLERHLRQVIGWIEGRSPVELVAIGIGHDVTRYYSRAVTIMDAEQLGGTMVEQLAGLFDQP; encoded by the coding sequence GTGGCCAGTCAGACCCCCCTTGATCTGTTCCGCCAGGTGCTGACCGGCACCGCGCGGGCGCTTGCGCGCGAACCGGACGTGGAGCTGGCGTTCACCGCCGATGCCCCCGGCCAGGCCGGGCGCAACCTGCGCGTGCCGATGCCGTCGCGCAGCCTGCCGCCCGAACAGGTGGCCGAGGCGCGCGGCTTTGCCGATTCGTTCGCGCTCAGGCTGCGCCATCACGACACTGCGCTGCATGCGCGCGGCGCGCCGGTGGATGCGGTCGCGCGCGCGGTGTTCGACGCGGCGGAAACCGCGCGGGTCGAGGCGCTGGGCGCGCGCGGGCTGGCGGGGGTCGCCGACAATCTCGATGCGGCGCTCACCATGCGGCTGCGCTCCGATCCGATCAGCCGCGCGCGGACGCGCGACGAGGTGCCGCTGTCGAGCGCCGTGCAGCTGATGGTGCGCGAACGGCTGACCGGCCGCCCCAGCCCGGCGGCGGCGGAACCGGGGCTGGCGCTGGTGCGCGACTGGATCGAAAACCGCGCCGGGGACGATCTCGACGCGCTGGCGCTCGCGCTCGACGATCAGGCGCAGTTCCAGAAGCTGACCACCAAGCTGCTGCGCGATCTCGAGCTGGTCGACGCCGAGGCGGAGGCGAACGAAAGCGCCGACGACAGCGACAGCGAAGGACGCGACGAACCCGACGAGGCCGAGACCACCGACGAGGCCGATGAGGGCGAGGCCGGCAATGAAGGCCAGATGGAGGCGCGCACCGAACCCGCCGAGGGCGATGACGGCGAGAGCGAACCCGATGAGGGCGAGCCCGACTATGACGCCGATGGCGAGGCCGAGACCGCCGAGGATGGCGAGGACGGGATGATGCCCGTGCGCCCCAACCGGCCGCCCGCCGATCTGCCGCCCCAGTTCGATTACAAGGTGTGGACCAGCCGGTTCGACGAGGTGATCGAGGCCGGCGAGCTGTGCGACGAGGATGAGCTGGGGCGGCTGCGCGCCTATCTCGATCAGCAGCTCGTCCATCTGCAGGGCGCGGTGGCAAAGCTTGCCAACCGGCTGCAGCGGCGGCTGATGGCGCAGCAGAACCGCAGCTGGGATTTCGACCAGGAAGAGGGGATGCTCGATGCCGCGCGGCTGGCGCGGGTCGTGGTCAATCCCGCCCACAGCCTCAGCTACAAGATCGAGCGCGACACCGATTTCCGCGACACCGTCGTCACGCTGCTGATCGACAATTCGGGCTCGATGCGCGGCCGGCCGATCTCGATCGCCGCGATCAGCGCCGACATTCTGGCCCGCACGCTCGAACGTGTGGGCGTGAAGACCGAGATTCTGGGCTTCACCACCCGCGCCTGGAAGGGCGGCCAGTCGCGCGAGGACTGGCTGGCCGCGGGCCGCCCGGCCTTGCCCGGCCGGCTCAACGATCTGCGCCACATCGTCTACAAGCCCGCCGACATGCCGTGGCGGCGGGCGCGGCGGAACCTTGGCCTGATGATGCGCGAGGGGCTGCTCAAGGAGAATATCGACGGCGAGGCGCTGATGTGGGCGCACAGCCGGATCATCGCCCGGCCCGAGGAACGCAAGATCCTGATGGTGATTTCCGACGGCGCGCCGGTCGACGACTCCACGCTGTCGGTCAACAATGGCGCCTATCTGGAGCGCCATCTGCGTCAGGTGATCGGCTGGATCGAGGGCCGCTCGCCGGTCGAGCTGGTGGCGATCGGCATCGGCCATGACGTCACCCGCTATTACAGCCGGGCGGTGACGATCATGGATGCCGAACAGCTGGGCGGCACGATGGTCGAACAGCTTGCCGGGCTGTTCGACCAGCCCTGA
- a CDS encoding ABCB family ABC transporter ATP-binding protein/permease, with protein MTPNPAGRTPDSPLGWGAFRRFLPYLWPADQPALRRRVVIALVLVLVSKGVQISMGFLYGGAIDRMQPGAGTDAAGAAATLAMALVIAYAGARLGGVVFDNVRNTVFERVGQDATRHLAEHVFSHLHRLSLRFHLSRRTGAVTKVIERGTKSIDTMLYFLLFNIAPTIVELLAVTIIFWTRFGPGLVAATLTMVVAYILFTRKVTDWRNKLREEMNELDTATVARSVDSLLNYETVKYFGAEGREAAYYARVARRYADAAVKSENSLALLNIGQSLITNAMLGGAMAWSVYGWSRGWFSVGDVVLVNTLLAQLFRPLDLLGMVYRTIRQGLIDMEAMFALIDTPPEVVDAPQAPPLAIAEARVKFDSVRFAYDPDRPILKGVSFLIPPGKTLAIVGPSGAGKSTIARLLFRFYDVSGGSIQIDGQDIARVTQASLRAAIGIVPQDTVLFNDTIGYNIGYGREGATQAEIEAAARAARIHDFIMALPDGYQSMVGERGLKLSGGEKQRVAIARTLLKDPPILILDEATSALDSRTEAEIQRTLREVSARRTTVIIAHRLSTIVDADEIIVLDQGRVAERGTHGQLLAMGGLYAEMWARQASEREMEEA; from the coding sequence ATGACGCCGAACCCTGCCGGTCGCACTCCGGATTCTCCCTTAGGCTGGGGCGCCTTCCGCCGTTTCCTGCCCTATCTGTGGCCCGCCGATCAGCCGGCGCTGCGCCGCCGTGTCGTCATCGCGCTCGTGCTCGTCCTGGTGTCCAAGGGCGTGCAGATCTCGATGGGCTTTCTCTATGGCGGGGCGATCGACCGGATGCAGCCCGGTGCGGGCACGGACGCAGCCGGGGCCGCCGCGACGCTCGCGATGGCACTGGTCATCGCCTATGCGGGCGCGCGGCTGGGCGGCGTGGTGTTCGACAATGTCCGCAACACGGTGTTCGAGCGGGTCGGCCAGGATGCGACCCGGCATCTGGCCGAACATGTGTTTTCCCATCTCCACCGCCTGTCGCTGCGCTTCCATCTGAGCCGGCGGACAGGGGCGGTCACCAAGGTCATCGAGCGCGGGACCAAGAGCATCGACACGATGCTCTATTTCCTGCTGTTCAACATCGCGCCGACGATCGTCGAGCTGCTGGCGGTCACGATCATCTTCTGGACGCGCTTCGGCCCCGGGCTGGTGGCGGCGACGCTGACGATGGTCGTCGCCTATATCCTGTTCACCCGCAAGGTGACCGACTGGCGCAACAAGCTGCGCGAGGAGATGAACGAGCTCGATACCGCGACGGTCGCCCGTTCGGTCGATTCGCTCCTCAACTATGAAACGGTCAAATATTTCGGGGCCGAGGGGCGCGAGGCGGCTTATTATGCGCGGGTCGCGCGCCGCTATGCCGATGCCGCGGTCAAGAGCGAGAATTCGCTGGCGCTGCTCAACATCGGCCAGTCGCTGATCACCAATGCGATGCTGGGCGGGGCGATGGCCTGGTCGGTCTATGGCTGGTCGCGCGGCTGGTTCTCGGTCGGCGATGTGGTGCTGGTCAACACGCTGCTCGCCCAGCTGTTCCGCCCGCTCGACCTGCTCGGCATGGTCTATCGCACGATCCGCCAGGGGCTGATCGACATGGAAGCGATGTTCGCGCTGATCGACACCCCGCCCGAGGTTGTCGATGCGCCCCAGGCCCCGCCGCTCGCCATTGCCGAGGCGCGGGTGAAGTTCGATTCGGTGCGCTTTGCCTATGATCCCGACCGCCCGATCCTGAAGGGCGTCAGCTTCCTGATCCCGCCGGGCAAGACGCTGGCCATTGTCGGGCCGTCCGGGGCCGGCAAGTCGACGATCGCGCGGCTGCTGTTCCGCTTCTACGATGTGAGCGGCGGCAGCATCCAGATTGATGGGCAGGACATTGCCCGCGTCACCCAGGCGTCGCTGCGCGCCGCGATCGGCATCGTCCCGCAGGATACGGTGCTGTTCAACGACACGATCGGCTACAATATCGGCTATGGCCGCGAGGGCGCGACCCAGGCCGAGATCGAGGCGGCGGCGCGCGCGGCGCGCATCCATGATTTCATCATGGCGCTGCCCGATGGCTATCAGTCTATGGTCGGCGAGCGCGGGCTGAAGCTGTCGGGCGGCGAAAAGCAGCGCGTGGCCATCGCGCGCACGCTGCTCAAGGACCCGCCGATCCTGATCCTCGACGAAGCGACGAGCGCGCTCGACAGCCGCACCGAGGCCGAGATCCAGCGCACGCTGCGCGAGGTATCGGCGCGGCGCACCACCGTCATCATCGCCCACCGTCTGTCGACCATCGTCGATGCCGACGAGATCATCGTGCTCGATCAGGGCCGGGTGGCGGAACGCGGCACCCATGGCCAGCTGCTGGCGATGGGCGGCCTTTATGCCGAAATGTGGGCGCGCCAGGCGAGCGAGCGGGAGATGGAGGAGGCCTGA
- a CDS encoding sterol desaturase family protein produces MSFLVGPLLFILTVAAMEGVAYVAHRWIMHGPGWFLHKSHHRPRTGFWELNDLYFVIFAAPSITLLVGASIGWGAWAGWVGAGIAGYGAIYLGFHDIIVHRRLNHRYIPKSDYMKRIIQAHRLHHAVETKEGTVSFGFLVAPKPEDLKAELARRGRAGVRAPALGEARG; encoded by the coding sequence ATGTCGTTCCTGGTCGGCCCTTTGCTGTTCATCCTGACCGTCGCCGCGATGGAGGGCGTCGCCTATGTCGCCCATCGCTGGATCATGCATGGCCCCGGCTGGTTCCTGCACAAAAGCCATCACCGGCCGCGCACCGGCTTCTGGGAACTGAACGATCTGTATTTCGTGATCTTCGCCGCGCCGTCGATCACCCTGCTGGTCGGCGCGTCGATCGGCTGGGGCGCATGGGCCGGGTGGGTCGGCGCGGGGATCGCCGGCTATGGTGCCATCTATCTCGGCTTTCACGACATCATCGTGCATCGCCGGCTCAATCACCGCTACATCCCCAAATCCGATTACATGAAGCGGATCATCCAGGCCCACCGGCTGCACCATGCGGTCGAGACCAAGGAGGGCACGGTCAGCTTCGGCTTTCTGGTCGCGCCCAAGCCTGAGGATCTGAAGGCCGAACTGGCCCGGCGCGGCCGCGCCGGCGTGCGCGCCCCGGCACTGGGCGAAGCGCGCGGCTGA
- a CDS encoding phytoene desaturase, whose amino-acid sequence MKKAVVIGSGFGGLALAIRLQSAGIDTVIVEARDKPGGRGYFWDRQGFIFDGGPTVITDPDSLAELWQLSGNEMAQDVTLVPVFPFYRLNWPDGTNFDYSNDEPKLSAEIAKLDPADVAGYQRFLDYSAGVYREGYLKLGAVPFLDFRSMLKAAPALARYQAWRSVYSIVSSYVRNEKLREALSFHTLLVGGNPMATSGVYALIHKLEKDGGVWFAMGGTNRLVAGMVRLFERLGGEVRLGDPVVEIETKGSRATGVRTRSGWRTDADAVASNADLVHSYGDLLKNSPRGPQAARRLRRKRFSPSLFVVHFGLRGRFPQVPHHSILFGPRYKGLLDDIYSNGRLAPDFSLYLHHPTATDPSMAPDGCSTFYVLAPVPHMGKLDIDWDVEGPRFADRILDEVARRLDIPDLKDRIVERFHYAPTDFQADLAAHLGSAFSLEPILMQSAYFRAHNRDDQIPNLYFVGAGTHPGAGIPGVVGSAKATAGLMLDDLGA is encoded by the coding sequence GTGAAAAAGGCGGTGGTGATCGGATCGGGCTTTGGCGGTCTTGCGCTGGCCATCCGGCTGCAATCGGCGGGCATCGATACGGTGATCGTCGAGGCGCGCGACAAGCCGGGCGGGCGCGGCTATTTCTGGGACCGGCAGGGCTTCATCTTCGATGGCGGGCCGACCGTCATCACCGATCCCGACTCGCTTGCCGAGCTGTGGCAGCTGAGCGGCAATGAAATGGCCCAGGACGTGACGCTGGTGCCAGTGTTTCCATTCTACCGGCTCAACTGGCCCGACGGGACCAACTTTGATTATTCGAACGACGAGCCGAAGCTGAGCGCGGAGATCGCCAAGCTCGATCCCGCCGATGTCGCCGGCTATCAGCGGTTCCTCGACTATTCGGCCGGCGTCTACCGCGAGGGCTATCTGAAGCTGGGCGCGGTGCCGTTCCTCGACTTCCGCTCGATGCTCAAGGCCGCGCCGGCGCTCGCCCGCTATCAGGCGTGGCGCTCGGTCTATTCGATCGTGTCGAGCTATGTCCGCAATGAAAAGCTGCGCGAGGCGCTGTCGTTCCACACCCTGCTGGTCGGCGGCAATCCGATGGCGACGAGCGGCGTCTATGCGCTGATCCACAAGCTGGAAAAGGATGGCGGCGTCTGGTTCGCGATGGGCGGCACCAACCGGCTGGTCGCGGGCATGGTGCGGCTGTTCGAACGGCTGGGCGGCGAGGTGCGGCTGGGCGATCCTGTGGTCGAGATCGAAACCAAGGGCAGCCGCGCGACCGGCGTGCGCACCAGGAGCGGCTGGCGCACCGATGCCGATGCGGTCGCGTCCAACGCCGATCTCGTCCACAGCTATGGCGACCTGCTCAAGAACAGCCCGCGCGGCCCGCAGGCGGCGCGGCGGCTGCGCCGCAAGCGTTTCTCGCCCTCGCTGTTCGTCGTCCATTTCGGGCTGCGCGGCCGCTTTCCGCAGGTGCCGCACCATTCGATCCTGTTCGGGCCGCGCTACAAGGGGCTGCTCGACGACATTTATTCGAACGGCCGGCTGGCGCCTGATTTCTCGCTCTATCTGCACCATCCGACCGCGACCGATCCGTCGATGGCCCCGGATGGCTGCTCGACCTTCTATGTGCTGGCGCCCGTGCCGCACATGGGCAAGCTCGACATTGACTGGGACGTCGAAGGCCCGCGTTTTGCCGACCGCATCCTCGACGAGGTCGCGCGCCGGCTCGACATTCCCGATCTGAAGGACCGGATCGTCGAGCGCTTCCATTATGCGCCGACCGATTTCCAGGCCGATCTCGCCGCCCATCTGGGCAGCGCCTTCAGCCTGGAGCCGATCCTGATGCAGTCGGCCTATTTCCGCGCCCACAACCGCGACGATCAGATCCCCAACCTGTATTTCGTCGGCGCGGGCACCCATCCGGGTGCGGGCATTCCGGGCGTCGTTGGCAGCGCCAAGGCGACCGCCGGGCTGATGCTCGACGATCTGGGCGCGTAA